In Zea mays cultivar B73 chromosome 7, Zm-B73-REFERENCE-NAM-5.0, whole genome shotgun sequence, the following proteins share a genomic window:
- the LOC100280808 gene encoding peptidase S16, lon, with protein MALLPQILHSPHPALAAAASSSRAFCRAPRHLHVSASRGRGRGRLATAAGASGPGPSSPEPSPPESDDGLVELPLFPLPLVLFPDATHALHIFEYRYRIMMHTVLQTDLRFGIVFVGNSGSAAEVGCVGEVVKHERLADDRFFLICKGQQRFRVARIVRTKPYLVAAVQWLEDRPPAEPPAPGEDAEALAADVEALMRDVIRIANRLNGKPEKEVGDLRRGLFPTPFSFYVGNTFEGAPREQQALLELEDTAARLRRERDTLRNTLNYLTAASAVKDAFPSSPSSG; from the coding sequence ATGGCTCTCCTCCCCCAAATCCTCCACTCTCCTCACCccgcgctcgccgccgccgcctcctcctctcGCGCATTCTGCCGAGCACCACGCCACCTCCATGTCTCAGCGTCCCGGGGCCGGGGCCGCGGCCGCCTCGCCACGGCGGCGGGGGCGTCCGGGCCCGGACCATCATCGCCGGAGCCATCTCCCCCTGAGTCCGACGACGGGCTGGTGGAGCTCCCGCTGTTCCCTCTCCCGCTCGTGCTCTTCCCGGACGCCACGCACGCGCTGCACATCTTCGAGTATCGCTACCGCATCATGATGCACACGGTGCTGCAGACCGACCTCCGCTTCGGGATCGTCTTCGTCGGCAACTCGGGGTCCGCCGCGGAGGTGGGCTGCGTCGGGGAGGTCGTCAAACACGAGCGCCTCGCCGACGACCGGTTCTTCCTCATCTGCAAGGGCCAGCAGCGGTTCCGCGTCGCCCGCATCGTGCGCACCAAGCCCTACCTCgtcgccgccgtgcagtggctcGAGGACCGCCCGCCCGCAGAGCCCCCGGCGCCCGGGGAGGACGCCGAGGCGCTCGCTGCCGACGTCGAGGCCCTAATGCGGGACGTCATACGCATCGCCAACCGCCTCAACGGCAAGCCTGAGAAGGAGGTCGGGGACCTGCGCAGGGGCCTGTTCCCCACCCCCTTCTCCTTCTACGTCGGCAACACCTTCGAGGGCGCGCCCCGCGAGCAGCAGGCGCTCCTCGAGCTCGAGGACACCGCCGCCAGGCTGCGCAGGGAGCGGGACACCCTGCGCAACACGCTTAACTACCTCACCGCCGCCTCCGCCGTCAAGGACGCATTCCCTTCCTCGCCGTCTTCGGGGTGA